The proteins below come from a single Erythrobacter sp. SG61-1L genomic window:
- a CDS encoding TPM domain-containing protein gives MALPNLRGVALAVINALLAVFLLAGLATPAQAAMPPRPAGPVYDGANLIPDQQEAAMDVRLRDYNAKTGRAVIVATVPSLDGDTIESYAPKLFETWGIGGAERDMGVLLLVAPNERKVRIEVGYGATPYLTDILSGRIIRDEITPRFKEGDMAGGIDAGVNAIVAQLDRSPEDAKAIAEAAAAAEKQRQSDSAPSIGGIIFWIVLIVFFVGVFGRRNRGYRRSGFGNAVGNIILWEALNAATRGRRHDGGRWGGGGGGGGGFGGFGGGMSGGGGASGSW, from the coding sequence ATGGCCCTGCCCAACCTGCGTGGCGTTGCGCTCGCCGTGATCAATGCCCTGCTGGCGGTTTTCCTGCTGGCAGGGCTGGCCACCCCCGCACAGGCGGCAATGCCGCCGCGACCGGCCGGGCCAGTCTACGATGGCGCCAATCTGATCCCCGATCAGCAGGAAGCCGCGATGGATGTGCGGCTGCGCGACTACAACGCCAAAACCGGCCGCGCGGTGATCGTGGCGACCGTGCCCAGCCTCGATGGCGACACTATCGAGAGCTATGCACCCAAGCTGTTCGAAACCTGGGGCATCGGCGGGGCAGAGCGCGACATGGGCGTGCTGCTGCTGGTTGCCCCCAACGAACGCAAGGTGCGGATCGAGGTCGGCTATGGCGCCACGCCCTATCTGACCGACATCCTGTCAGGCCGCATCATCCGTGACGAAATCACTCCGCGATTCAAGGAAGGCGACATGGCCGGCGGGATCGACGCCGGTGTGAACGCCATCGTCGCCCAGCTCGACCGTTCGCCTGAAGACGCGAAGGCCATTGCGGAAGCGGCAGCTGCGGCAGAGAAACAACGCCAGTCCGATAGTGCCCCCAGCATCGGCGGAATCATCTTCTGGATCGTGCTGATCGTGTTCTTTGTGGGCGTGTTCGGCCGTCGCAACCGCGGCTATCGCCGCAGCGGTTTCGGTAATGCAGTGGGCAACATCATCCTGTGGGAAGCCCTCAACGCTGCCACGCGCGGCCGCCGCCATGATGGCGGCCGCTGGGGAGGCGGCGGCGGTGGTGGTGGCGGCTTCGGCGGCTTCGGCGGCGGCATGTCCGGTGGCGGCGGCGCATCGGGCAGTTGGTGA
- a CDS encoding LemA family protein has product MTSSLTARITRLAVVAVAALGLAACGINSVPTKEEAAKAQWGTVESAYQRRADLIPNLVETVKAAAGSENQILTNVVEARARATSINITTDDLSNPEEFAKFQAAQNQLTQALGQLRTIVEAYPQLQSQQDFKDLMVALEGAENQVNVERIRYNEKAQDYNTEIRTFPSIMAAKIVYGAKPMEYFKAEEGAKQAPKVDFGGMAGAPSSAAPTN; this is encoded by the coding sequence ATGACCAGCTCGCTCACCGCCCGCATCACACGCCTTGCCGTCGTGGCTGTTGCCGCGCTCGGCCTCGCGGCCTGCGGCATCAACAGCGTGCCGACCAAGGAAGAAGCCGCCAAGGCCCAGTGGGGCACGGTGGAAAGCGCCTATCAGCGCCGCGCCGACCTCATTCCCAATCTCGTCGAAACGGTGAAGGCCGCTGCCGGCTCCGAAAACCAGATCCTCACCAATGTGGTGGAAGCCCGCGCCCGCGCGACTTCGATCAACATCACGACCGACGATCTTTCGAATCCCGAGGAATTCGCCAAGTTCCAGGCCGCGCAGAACCAGCTGACGCAGGCACTGGGCCAGCTGCGCACTATCGTGGAAGCCTATCCCCAGCTCCAGAGCCAGCAGGACTTCAAGGATCTGATGGTGGCTCTGGAAGGCGCGGAAAACCAGGTGAACGTGGAACGCATCCGCTACAACGAGAAGGCACAGGATTATAACACCGAAATCCGCACCTTCCCGTCGATCATGGCTGCCAAGATCGTCTATGGCGCCAAGCCGATGGAATATTTCAAGGCCGAGGAAGGCGCCAAGCAGGCCCCGAAGGTGGACTTCGGCGGCATGGCCGGCGCGCCCTCTTCCGCCGCCCCGACGAACTGA
- a CDS encoding TIR domain-containing protein, with translation MHGQDIFVSYARDDQGTAQKFAEAFGQEGFSVWWDAALHSGETFDEIIEQELRAAKAVVVLWSPRSVVSRWVRAEATLADRNRTLAPVIIEPCNRPIIFELTHTADLCHWDGDIEDDHWKVFVKDVRRLVDSGRAKDAAAGLPPPPPPQPVAVRPAPPPSRSAPATADGAANVKMDSLLSAVAALQEAIMKQGGTQAAAAIEEPEEEYEATQFYTQSDEFAMMGSDELHCLEVSVGDGEAKRYIVGPLGIKIGRVAPADVVLADSKVSRSHCTVELKDNDLFVSDLNSTNGTYVDGQRVMGAAVLPVGSVLTVGHYTLVHEVRTRAEV, from the coding sequence TTGCACGGACAGGACATCTTCGTTTCCTACGCCCGGGATGATCAGGGGACTGCGCAGAAATTCGCCGAGGCTTTCGGACAGGAAGGCTTTTCGGTGTGGTGGGATGCCGCGCTCCATTCGGGCGAGACCTTCGACGAGATAATCGAGCAGGAACTGCGCGCGGCCAAGGCCGTGGTGGTGCTGTGGTCGCCGCGTTCGGTCGTTTCCCGCTGGGTGCGCGCCGAAGCCACGCTGGCTGACCGGAACCGCACGTTGGCTCCGGTGATCATTGAGCCTTGCAATCGCCCGATCATCTTCGAACTGACCCATACGGCGGATTTGTGCCATTGGGATGGCGATATTGAAGACGATCACTGGAAGGTGTTCGTCAAGGATGTGCGGCGCCTGGTGGATAGCGGGCGCGCCAAGGATGCGGCTGCCGGCCTGCCGCCGCCGCCGCCGCCGCAGCCGGTCGCGGTCCGCCCGGCACCTCCGCCGTCGCGTTCGGCCCCTGCAACTGCCGATGGCGCTGCCAACGTGAAGATGGACAGCCTGCTGTCGGCAGTGGCTGCCTTGCAGGAAGCGATCATGAAGCAAGGCGGCACACAGGCTGCTGCTGCGATCGAAGAGCCGGAAGAAGAATACGAAGCCACCCAGTTCTACACCCAGTCCGACGAATTCGCGATGATGGGCAGCGATGAACTGCACTGTCTGGAAGTGTCGGTGGGTGATGGGGAGGCGAAGCGCTACATCGTCGGGCCGCTGGGCATAAAGATTGGCCGTGTGGCCCCAGCCGATGTGGTGCTGGCCGATTCAAAGGTTTCGCGTTCGCATTGCACGGTCGAACTGAAAGACAACGATCTCTTCGTGTCGGACCTCAATTCGACCAACGGCACCTATGTCGATGGCCAGCGGGTGATGGGTGCGGCAGTGCTTCCGGTCGGCTCCGTATTGACGGTGGGCCATTACACCTTGGTCCACGAAGTCCGTACCCGCGCGGAAGTCTGA
- a CDS encoding N-succinylarginine dihydrolase codes for MTLVEINFDGLVGPSHNYAGLSLGNLAATAHAGEISYPRAAALQGLAKMQGNMELGLPQGFFLPLPRPNHRFLTQIAADGNTDHGLIAAAWSASSMWTANAATVSPGPDTRDGRCHLTTANLVTMPHRYQEWPDTARQLRLAFADEAHFAVHDPVPACFGDEGAANHMRMCRTHGDAGLEIFVYGRRGGPFPARQHEQASRIVARAHGLNPDAVLFVEQNPDAITAGAFHNDVVAVANERVLFTHELAFADPEGTYAAIREKMPEAEIVIVPASAVSLQEAIRTYLFNAQLLTLPTGEIALVIPMEAHESPTVRGWLDNMLAGNGPIRRVIPVDVKQSMANGGGPACLRLRVVADPQAVDPRFLLTPAKVQTIASVVEEWWPAQIDPATLGSTTLEHEVATARLRLIEALDLADLA; via the coding sequence GTGACGCTGGTCGAAATCAACTTTGACGGGCTGGTCGGCCCCAGCCACAATTATGCCGGCCTCAGCCTGGGCAATCTCGCCGCAACGGCCCATGCGGGGGAAATCTCCTATCCGCGCGCGGCCGCCTTGCAGGGCCTTGCCAAGATGCAGGGAAATATGGAGCTGGGCCTGCCACAGGGCTTTTTCCTGCCCCTGCCTCGCCCCAATCACCGTTTCCTGACCCAGATCGCGGCGGACGGGAATACGGATCACGGATTGATCGCAGCGGCATGGTCTGCCTCGTCCATGTGGACGGCCAATGCTGCCACTGTCTCGCCCGGCCCCGATACACGTGACGGGCGCTGCCATCTGACCACGGCAAACCTCGTCACCATGCCACATCGCTATCAGGAATGGCCCGACACGGCGCGCCAGCTTCGGCTGGCCTTTGCCGACGAGGCACATTTCGCCGTGCATGATCCGGTGCCGGCCTGCTTCGGAGACGAAGGCGCGGCAAACCACATGCGTATGTGCCGCACGCATGGCGACGCCGGACTGGAAATCTTCGTCTATGGCAGGCGCGGCGGCCCCTTCCCCGCACGTCAGCACGAACAGGCCAGCCGCATCGTGGCCCGTGCCCATGGCCTCAATCCCGACGCCGTGCTGTTCGTTGAACAGAACCCGGATGCCATCACCGCGGGCGCATTCCACAACGATGTGGTTGCCGTGGCGAATGAGCGAGTGCTGTTCACGCATGAACTGGCCTTTGCCGATCCCGAAGGCACCTATGCCGCGATCCGCGAGAAGATGCCCGAGGCGGAAATCGTCATCGTTCCGGCCAGTGCCGTCAGCCTGCAGGAAGCCATCCGCACCTATCTGTTCAACGCCCAGCTTCTCACCCTGCCGACTGGCGAGATCGCGCTGGTGATCCCGATGGAAGCCCATGAAAGCCCCACCGTGCGCGGCTGGCTGGACAACATGCTGGCGGGCAACGGCCCGATCCGCCGGGTAATCCCGGTGGATGTGAAGCAGAGCATGGCCAATGGCGGCGGCCCGGCCTGCCTGCGCCTGCGCGTGGTTGCTGATCCACAAGCCGTCGATCCCCGCTTCCTGCTCACCCCGGCGAAGGTGCAGACGATCGCTTCGGTTGTGGAGGAATGGTGGCCCGCCCAGATCGACCCGGCGACGCTCGGCTCCACCACGCTCGAACATGAAGTGGCCACCGCACGGCTCAGATTGATCGAAGCGCTGGACCTGGCCGACCTCGCCTGA
- a CDS encoding nuclear transport factor 2 family protein: protein MKTKITMLAATLLASGMLAAAPASAQMKPLSDPVIAHPDPVSLFNSSDPKLHKNKQAALHIMKELLQCNQWTRAPEWITDRYIQHNPFAASGLKGVMDYFINVAKRPEDKECKTLTSPIVAVQAEGDYVTVLTVRALPMPGDPTKTYTTTWFDTWRFVDGKADQHWDPASLPEGGPPAVGSVDSELRRAKDREEIEALMWRYDRALDRFNADAYASAFTEDGSFGETKGRDALRKMIADFTKDGKAAPKLQHATSNQWIEFTGPNTAKIHYYWQTYGLSATGKLDDPPKLLAVGNGIDEVVRVEGKWLFHSRKVVAPED from the coding sequence ATGAAGACCAAAATAACGATGCTGGCAGCGACGCTGCTGGCTTCCGGCATGCTGGCGGCTGCACCCGCATCCGCGCAGATGAAACCGTTGAGCGATCCGGTGATTGCCCATCCGGACCCGGTCTCGCTGTTCAACAGCAGCGATCCCAAGCTGCATAAGAACAAGCAGGCTGCGCTGCACATCATGAAGGAACTGCTGCAGTGCAATCAGTGGACCCGTGCGCCGGAATGGATCACGGACCGCTATATCCAGCATAATCCCTTCGCCGCATCGGGCCTGAAGGGCGTGATGGATTATTTCATCAACGTGGCGAAGCGCCCCGAGGACAAGGAGTGCAAGACGCTCACCTCGCCCATCGTGGCTGTTCAGGCGGAAGGCGATTACGTCACCGTGCTGACAGTGCGCGCCCTGCCGATGCCGGGCGATCCGACCAAGACCTATACCACCACCTGGTTCGACACCTGGCGGTTCGTGGACGGCAAGGCGGATCAGCACTGGGATCCGGCCAGCCTGCCTGAAGGTGGCCCGCCGGCAGTCGGCAGCGTGGATTCCGAACTGCGCCGCGCCAAGGATCGCGAGGAGATCGAGGCGCTGATGTGGCGTTACGACCGCGCGCTCGACAGGTTCAATGCCGATGCCTACGCGTCGGCCTTCACGGAAGACGGCTCATTCGGCGAAACCAAGGGCCGCGATGCCCTGCGCAAGATGATCGCGGACTTCACCAAGGACGGGAAGGCAGCACCCAAGCTGCAGCACGCTACCAGCAACCAGTGGATCGAATTCACTGGCCCGAACACCGCCAAGATCCACTATTACTGGCAGACCTACGGTTTGAGCGCGACCGGCAAGCTGGACGATCCGCCGAAGTTGCTGGCCGTGGGCAATGGCATCGACGAAGTCGTGCGCGTGGAAGGCAAGTGGCTGTTCCACAGCCGCAAGGTCGTGGCTCCGGAAGATTGA
- a CDS encoding NUDIX hydrolase produces MTATKIPPEASMPEEIHWQGRFIIAKTRGKWEYVSRARDIRAAVILALDGDEVILVEQFRVPLGRPCLELPAGLIGDDAGAEGEHALDAAQRELEEETGYHAAQWENLGEYFSSPGMVSESFTLLKATGLTKVGEGGGTDEENITVHRVKLSRMAETIAEFRAKGHGIDVRLLMLLGAGFIGG; encoded by the coding sequence ATGACCGCAACGAAAATTCCGCCCGAGGCAAGCATGCCGGAGGAAATCCATTGGCAGGGCCGCTTCATCATCGCCAAAACCCGCGGCAAGTGGGAATATGTCAGCCGCGCACGCGATATCCGCGCCGCTGTCATTCTCGCGCTGGATGGCGACGAAGTGATCCTGGTCGAGCAATTCCGGGTGCCGCTTGGCCGCCCCTGCCTCGAGCTGCCTGCCGGGCTGATCGGTGACGATGCTGGCGCGGAAGGCGAACATGCGCTCGATGCCGCCCAGCGCGAGCTGGAGGAAGAGACCGGCTATCACGCGGCCCAGTGGGAAAATCTGGGCGAGTATTTCTCGTCCCCCGGTATGGTCAGCGAAAGCTTCACTCTGCTGAAGGCCACCGGCCTGACGAAAGTGGGCGAAGGTGGCGGCACGGATGAGGAGAATATCACTGTCCACCGCGTGAAATTGAGCCGCATGGCCGAAACAATTGCCGAATTCCGGGCAAAGGGGCACGGGATCGACGTACGCCTGTTGATGCTGCTCGGCGCAGGCTTTATCGGCGGGTAA
- a CDS encoding 2-dehydropantoate 2-reductase has protein sequence MKIAIVGAGAMGCLYAAAFHRAGCAVTLVDVNRPHIDAINEHGLELETRAGHEVLPLPARLPQDAEGIMDLLLVFTKVFHTDGAMVGAAHLIGPDTHVLTLQNGLGNAERIAAHVPRDRVLVGIASLPADLEGPGKVRSMGEGGSRLYPAFTQDESFAAQVAEKLTQGGMTAKLEPKIHEAIWEKAIFNAAMNPLCALTRRTPGFFLEKQEARGMIHAVVEEGTAAANANGYAISSKPIHDLTLVSMTDHADHEASMLQDVKAGRRTEVDSINGAIVEAAKKAGAEAPVTETLWRLVKLEEAKLGE, from the coding sequence ATGAAGATCGCAATCGTCGGCGCGGGAGCCATGGGCTGCCTCTATGCAGCCGCTTTCCACCGCGCGGGCTGTGCCGTGACGCTGGTGGACGTAAATCGCCCGCATATCGACGCGATCAATGAACACGGCCTAGAGCTGGAAACCCGTGCCGGGCACGAAGTGCTGCCCCTGCCCGCCCGCCTGCCGCAAGATGCGGAAGGGATCATGGACCTGCTGCTGGTCTTCACCAAGGTGTTCCACACCGATGGAGCCATGGTCGGCGCCGCTCATCTGATCGGACCTGACACGCACGTCCTCACCCTGCAGAACGGCCTCGGCAATGCGGAACGGATCGCCGCCCATGTGCCGAGGGATCGCGTACTGGTGGGCATCGCTTCCCTGCCAGCCGATCTGGAAGGTCCGGGTAAGGTCCGCTCCATGGGCGAAGGCGGCTCGCGGCTCTATCCCGCTTTCACACAGGACGAGAGCTTTGCAGCTCAAGTTGCTGAAAAGCTGACGCAGGGTGGAATGACCGCAAAGCTGGAGCCGAAGATCCACGAAGCGATCTGGGAAAAGGCGATCTTCAATGCCGCCATGAACCCGCTTTGCGCCCTCACCCGCCGCACGCCGGGCTTCTTCCTCGAAAAGCAGGAAGCGCGCGGGATGATCCATGCGGTGGTGGAAGAAGGCACGGCGGCGGCGAATGCCAATGGCTATGCCATTTCCTCAAAACCGATCCACGACCTGACACTGGTTTCAATGACCGACCATGCCGATCATGAAGCTTCCATGCTGCAGGACGTGAAGGCCGGACGGCGCACCGAAGTGGATTCGATCAACGGCGCCATCGTGGAAGCCGCCAAAAAGGCGGGGGCCGAAGCCCCCGTTACCGAGACACTGTGGCGCCTGGTAAAGCTGGAGGAAGCAAAGCTGGGGGAATAG
- a CDS encoding DUF4231 domain-containing protein encodes MSNSAPPPSLGFSVGITGHRADRIVDKPAVRARVDEVLKTIQQAMDHITTGHLFQAGRHPLRMVSAIAEGADRMAAEAALDLGETLEVVLPFPIPEYERDFETAESRAEFHDLLGRASALLVLDGNDEDRPRSYEAAGMTLLDNCDLLIAIWDGGPGRGRGGTREIIGQAARRAMPVVVIPPDGASITVHGSIHGEPMRFMDLPTHSLDILPDIVASLLGTYGDAKEEAEWRKLAEMPPNPLIHEAYPLLLKLAGVRPWFRRKSAGGGAWEDPPAKGALAEAFHWWDDAAIRAAQAFRSAVIVNFSLAAMAVVLAASGVLGGHYKWLFVVAEIVTILLLLINAVHAGRMRWQERWLESRQVAELLRVCTMLRSVGIGRGIADPGEGGSNGWYAGAIARSCGMESVDLSHTLIAAEPLIAEVTSQANWNESTSHRMHLAAHRIERFGEVLFAAVLASSVGWLILYFTAEHIATDLKYVLTTITAGLPAVATASYGIRVILDFEGIAGRAHQISLGLNALLKHWEAGPQDSASLQEFARRAADIMLSDVAAWRLLAEGRRLTIPG; translated from the coding sequence ATGAGCAATTCCGCACCACCTCCTTCGCTGGGTTTCAGTGTCGGCATCACCGGACACCGAGCGGACCGGATCGTTGACAAGCCTGCTGTCCGCGCCCGGGTGGACGAGGTTCTCAAGACCATCCAGCAGGCAATGGATCACATTACGACCGGTCACCTGTTCCAGGCAGGCCGCCACCCGCTGCGGATGGTTTCCGCCATCGCGGAAGGGGCAGATCGGATGGCCGCCGAGGCCGCACTGGACCTCGGTGAGACACTGGAAGTGGTCCTGCCCTTCCCGATCCCGGAATATGAGAGGGATTTCGAGACTGCGGAATCCCGCGCCGAATTCCACGATCTGCTGGGCCGCGCCTCTGCCCTCCTCGTGCTGGACGGCAATGATGAGGACCGCCCCCGTTCCTATGAGGCAGCGGGGATGACCCTGCTCGACAATTGCGACCTGCTGATTGCCATCTGGGATGGTGGGCCGGGACGCGGTCGGGGCGGTACACGCGAGATCATCGGCCAGGCTGCGCGGCGTGCCATGCCGGTGGTAGTGATCCCGCCCGACGGCGCCTCCATCACCGTTCACGGATCGATCCATGGCGAGCCGATGCGCTTCATGGATCTGCCCACCCATTCGCTCGACATCCTGCCTGACATTGTCGCCTCGCTGCTGGGCACCTATGGCGATGCCAAGGAAGAGGCGGAATGGCGCAAGCTCGCCGAAATGCCGCCCAACCCGCTGATCCATGAAGCCTATCCGCTGCTGCTCAAGCTGGCCGGTGTGCGCCCGTGGTTCCGCCGCAAGAGCGCGGGGGGCGGTGCGTGGGAAGATCCCCCGGCCAAGGGCGCATTGGCAGAGGCCTTCCACTGGTGGGACGATGCCGCGATCCGCGCGGCACAGGCCTTCCGCTCTGCCGTGATCGTCAACTTCTCGCTCGCGGCCATGGCAGTCGTCCTCGCCGCCAGTGGCGTGTTGGGCGGGCATTACAAATGGCTGTTCGTGGTGGCGGAAATCGTCACCATTCTACTGCTGCTGATCAATGCCGTCCATGCCGGACGGATGCGCTGGCAGGAACGCTGGCTGGAATCCCGTCAGGTCGCAGAACTTCTGCGCGTGTGCACCATGCTGCGCAGCGTTGGCATCGGGCGCGGAATTGCCGATCCGGGTGAAGGCGGTTCCAATGGCTGGTATGCCGGGGCCATTGCGCGCAGTTGCGGGATGGAATCTGTCGACCTCTCACACACCCTGATCGCTGCCGAACCGCTGATCGCGGAAGTGACGAGCCAGGCCAACTGGAACGAGAGCACATCGCACCGGATGCATCTGGCTGCACACCGGATCGAACGCTTCGGCGAAGTGCTGTTCGCGGCCGTGCTCGCCTCTTCGGTAGGCTGGCTGATCCTCTATTTCACGGCGGAGCATATCGCGACGGACCTGAAATATGTCCTCACCACCATCACCGCAGGCCTGCCCGCTGTCGCCACGGCCAGCTACGGCATCCGCGTGATCCTCGATTTCGAAGGCATTGCCGGGCGTGCGCACCAGATCTCGCTGGGGCTAAACGCGCTGCTAAAGCATTGGGAAGCCGGGCCGCAGGACTCCGCCAGCCTGCAGGAGTTTGCCCGCCGCGCCGCCGACATCATGCTGAGCGATGTGGCCGCTTGGCGCCTACTGGCGGAAGGGCGGCGACTGACGATCCCGGGCTAA
- the mscL gene encoding large conductance mechanosensitive channel protein MscL, which translates to MLKEFKEFIARGNVMDLAVGVIIGAAFSAIVTSLTDSVIMPVVGAIIGNVDFSDQYIVLSGDVAPGTPLAAAKEAGANILAWGAFISAVINFLILAFVIFLMVRTVNKVLRKQEEAAPPPPAGPSEIDLLTEIRDALKK; encoded by the coding sequence ATGCTCAAGGAATTCAAGGAGTTCATCGCAAGAGGTAATGTGATGGACCTGGCCGTGGGCGTCATCATCGGCGCTGCCTTTTCCGCCATCGTCACTTCTCTGACCGACAGCGTGATCATGCCGGTGGTCGGCGCGATCATCGGCAATGTAGATTTTTCGGACCAGTATATCGTGCTCAGCGGCGATGTGGCGCCGGGCACTCCGCTGGCCGCCGCCAAGGAAGCCGGGGCGAACATCCTGGCATGGGGCGCCTTCATTTCCGCCGTGATCAATTTCCTGATCCTGGCCTTCGTGATCTTCCTGATGGTTCGCACGGTGAACAAGGTGCTGCGCAAGCAGGAAGAAGCCGCTCCGCCGCCGCCCGCCGGGCCGAGCGAGATCGATCTGCTGACCGAAATCAGGGACGCGCTGAAGAAGTAA
- a CDS encoding arginine N-succinyltransferase yields the protein MSFRLRAATAADLEPLYQMAKLTGGGFTNLPPDRKALSAKLERAQTAFTRPDGEMADEVFVLVLENVETREVRGTCQLFTQVGQLWPFYSYRLTTLTQHSQELDRTVRAELLSLVTDLEGSSEVGGLFLHPNERAGGLGMLLARSRYLFIAMHRKRFADRILAELRGIIDERGGSPFWDGVAGRFFGMSFQEADYFNAINGNQFIADLMPKHPVYIAMLDDDARNAIGVPHPTGRAAMRMLEAEGFNFEGYVDIFDGGPTMTARTDKVESVRNSKCCTVVATEVDMGERALIATGHLSTFRCCYGARSIDADGNISIDSRAADILDVTPGDEVWSVAR from the coding sequence TTGAGTTTTCGCCTGCGCGCCGCGACTGCCGCGGACCTCGAACCGCTGTACCAGATGGCCAAGCTGACCGGCGGGGGTTTCACTAACCTGCCGCCCGATCGCAAGGCGCTCTCCGCCAAGCTGGAACGCGCCCAGACCGCCTTCACCCGCCCCGATGGCGAGATGGCGGACGAAGTGTTCGTGCTGGTGCTGGAAAATGTGGAAACGCGCGAAGTGCGCGGCACTTGCCAGCTGTTCACGCAGGTCGGGCAACTCTGGCCCTTCTATTCCTATCGTCTCACCACGCTGACCCAGCATTCGCAGGAACTGGACCGCACGGTGCGTGCCGAACTGCTCAGCCTCGTCACCGATCTGGAAGGGTCCAGCGAAGTGGGCGGGCTGTTCCTGCACCCCAACGAGCGCGCAGGCGGCCTTGGCATGTTGCTGGCCCGCAGCCGCTATCTGTTCATCGCCATGCACCGCAAACGCTTTGCGGACCGCATTCTGGCGGAACTACGCGGCATTATCGACGAACGCGGCGGCTCGCCCTTCTGGGATGGCGTGGCAGGCCGCTTCTTCGGCATGAGTTTTCAGGAAGCGGATTACTTCAACGCCATCAACGGCAACCAGTTCATCGCTGACCTGATGCCCAAACACCCGGTCTATATTGCCATGCTGGATGACGATGCGCGCAACGCCATCGGCGTGCCCCACCCCACCGGCCGCGCCGCCATGCGCATGCTGGAGGCCGAAGGCTTCAATTTCGAGGGCTATGTCGACATTTTCGACGGCGGCCCGACCATGACCGCGCGGACCGACAAGGTGGAAAGCGTGCGCAATTCCAAGTGCTGCACCGTGGTCGCGACCGAAGTGGACATGGGCGAACGTGCGCTGATCGCCACTGGCCATCTTTCCACCTTCCGCTGCTGCTATGGCGCGCGCAGCATTGATGCCGACGGCAATATCTCGATCGATTCCCGCGCCGCGGACATCCTCGACGTGACGCCCGGTGACGAGGTGTGGAGCGTGGCCCGGTGA